The following are encoded in a window of Echeneis naucrates chromosome 19, fEcheNa1.1, whole genome shotgun sequence genomic DNA:
- the LOC115060450 gene encoding leucine-rich repeat-containing protein 51-like, with product MYKDMDIYGPPVDLSFRSLNQVSDTLAVKPRNRQRYTKTNSAGKYVSCSMILNNNNLKNLIGLQDILSHFLVQPLKLMWLDVSFNQLKNIDPFLSELFELRVLYLHGNAIERMTDVDSLRELQHLRTITLHGNDIESKKGYRRYVVSTLPQLKMLDFSAVTRDERVMADVWFHPKNQQKRANEI from the exons ATGTATAAGGACATGGATATCTATGGTCCTCCAGTGGATCTGTCTTTTAGATCCCTGAATCAAGTTTCAG ATACACTGGCAGTGAAACCTAGAAATCGCCAGCggtacacaaaaacaaactcagcgGGAAAGTATGTGAGCTGCTCAATGATTCTTAATAACAACAACCTCAAAAACCTTATCGGACTCCAGGACATCCTCAGCCACTTCCTGGTCCAGCCATTGAAGCTCATGTGGCTGGATGTTTCCTTCAACCAGCTCAAAAACATAGATCCG tTTTTGAGCGAGCTGTTTGAGCTGCGTGTGCTTTATTTGCACGGCAACGCCATCGAGAGGATGACGGACGTAGATAGTCTGAGAGAGCTGCAGCATCTACGCACCATCACGCTCCATGGAAATGACATTGAAAGCAAAAAAGGCTACAG GAGATATGTAGTTTCTACTTTGCCTCAGTTGAAGATGCTGGACTTCAGTGCTGTGACACGTGATGAGCGAGTGATGGCGGATGTGTGGTTTCACCCCAAGAACCAACAAAAACGCGCTAATGAGATTTGA